In one window of Arachis ipaensis cultivar K30076 chromosome B06, Araip1.1, whole genome shotgun sequence DNA:
- the LOC107648605 gene encoding receptor-like protein 12 has translation MAWQVVGIEGHNPSGHCLVASKLVDSIPPTSVADDKDLNPAKKLAIDKSQPIDITSKKTELSMIIAAGPFTTTDNLFFEPLVEFSGEIPNSLGGLKNLNYLQLNNNSLTGLCPQSLSNIEGLTLVDLSYNNLSGSLPRIPARTLNLVLQTNQELDHDEKLSFRH, from the exons ATGGCATGGCAG GTTGTTGGTATTGAAGGGCATAATCCTAGTGGGCATTGCTTAGTTGCATCTAAATTGGTAGATTCTATACCACCTACCTCTGTTGCTGATGATAAGGATTTGAATCCAGCAAAGAAGCTAGCTATTGATAAAAGTCAACCAATTGATATTACTTCTAAAAAGACAGAGTTGTCCATG ATTATTGCAGCAGGCCCTTTTACAACAACAGACAATTTATTTTTTGAGCCCCTTGTAGAATTTAGTGGCGAGATACCGAATTCTTTGGGAGGCCTCAAGAACCTGAATTATTT GCAGTTGAATAATAACAGCCTTACAGGACTGTGTCCTCAGTCTTTAAGCAACATAGAAGGTTTAACACTTGT AGACCTCTCCTACAATAATCTGAGTGGTTCCTTGCCAAGAATACCAGCAAGAACATTAAA TTTAGTGCTTCAAACAAATCAAGAGCTTGATCATGATGAAAAGCTAAGTTTCCGACATTAG
- the LOC107646766 gene encoding proline-rich protein 36-like — protein sequence MDTDAQVAHPFPQPPPSSSSSLPQLPSQQQRWPPPHDLPPSPSLAINSLPLSPPPILSLPLTPLTHLTVTNPSAATPSSLPAARSLSVRPAHSPIILFSHHHRPSSPQLLTPPAKPPRQPSSPPPFTVVPVSVSAAPVLSMSDRGKAIASASKKRKRSKTSTPPPSANYARNPLNEEEKENQLLPSTDPTKFPNLYYELRLSRYRPPTSRRSRARAAVEAAIPSSLPAAPPPSAPEPTYLLVQRLFRFLEHERLHVRRRLDRMDQALISLGAELPPLPDSPTSDEQDHQEEDADEPLQRDAPPAAPDTTEPPQTHKVPEPQPEPAPIVVPPTDPPV from the exons ATGGACacggacgcgcaag TCGCGCACCCCTTTCCCCAACctccaccttcttcttcttcttctctcccccAACTGCCGTCGCAGCAGCAGCGCTGGCCGCCGCCGCACGACCTACCTCCGTCACCGTCCTTGGCCATCAATTCCCTTCCCCTCTCACCACCACCcatcctctctctccctcttactCCTCTCACCCATCTCACCGTGACCAACCCCTCCGCCGCCACCCCGTCATCACTGCCGGCGGCTCGCTCCCTCTCTGTTCGTCCTGCACATTCTCCTATCATTCTCTTCTCTCACCATCACCGTCCCTCCTCCCCTCAGTTGCTCACCCCTCCGGCCAAACCACCGCGCCAGCCGTCTTCACCGCCACCATTCACGGTGGTGCCAGTTTCTGTCTCTGCTGCCCCTGTCCTATC gatgtcggatagagGAAAAGCTATAGCCTCTGCTTCCAAAAAAaggaagcgctccaagacctcTACACCCCCACCATCTGCTAACTATGCAAGGAATCCGCtgaatgaggaggagaaagaaaatcaGTTACTCCCGTCCACTGATCCAACCAAATTTCCAAATCTCTACTACGAGCTACGCCTTTCCCGTTAT AGACCCCCGACTAGCCGCCGTTCTCGAGCTAGAGCAGCAGTCGAGGCAGCTATACCATCTTCTTTGCCAGCAGCCCCACCCCCTTCAGCACCCGAGCCCACTTACCTACTGGTTCAGCGTCTGTTTCGGTTCTTGGAGCACGAGAGGCTCCATGTCAGACGCCGACTGGATCGGATGGATCAGGCACTCATCTCCCTTGGCGCTGAGTTACCTCCGCTTCCAGACTCTCCGacctccgatgagcaggatcatcaggaggaggaTGCGGATGAGCCACTTCAGCGGGATGCACCTCCAGCTGCCCCTGATACTACAGAGCCACCACAGACTCATAAGGTCCCAGAGCCACAGCCCGAGCCTGCGCCTATCGTTGTACCTCCCACTGATCCTCCGGTTTAG